The proteins below are encoded in one region of Neorhodopirellula lusitana:
- a CDS encoding class I SAM-dependent methyltransferase, which yields MASNDDFLKAAFHDPHAVANYADSPRLAFPGFTDMQRMATLLLAERVGADGRVLVVGAGGGLELKVFAEAETSWTFDGVDPSPSMLQLATQTLGPLGSRVSLHEGKIDVAPSGPFDAATCILTMHFADIEERKQMLAAVRQRLKPNAPFITVHLSFPQSDGARSRWLSRYASYVTSSGVEPEKAVKAREAIDSHLTILDPEQDESLLHEAGFSGVSLFYAGFAFRGWVSYA from the coding sequence ATGGCGTCCAACGATGACTTTTTGAAGGCAGCATTTCATGATCCGCACGCGGTTGCCAACTATGCGGATTCACCACGGCTTGCTTTCCCCGGTTTCACTGACATGCAGCGGATGGCGACATTGCTGCTGGCTGAACGTGTTGGAGCCGATGGGCGTGTTCTGGTTGTTGGGGCAGGCGGCGGTCTGGAACTGAAAGTCTTTGCCGAAGCCGAAACAAGTTGGACGTTTGATGGCGTTGATCCATCGCCATCAATGCTGCAACTCGCCACCCAAACCCTGGGCCCACTTGGCTCGCGAGTATCTCTTCACGAAGGCAAAATCGATGTCGCACCGAGCGGACCGTTCGATGCGGCGACGTGCATTTTGACTATGCATTTTGCCGACATCGAAGAGCGAAAGCAGATGTTGGCTGCCGTTCGCCAGCGTCTCAAGCCAAACGCCCCCTTCATTACCGTTCACTTGAGTTTTCCGCAATCCGATGGGGCGCGTTCGAGGTGGCTGTCGCGATACGCCTCGTACGTCACGAGTTCTGGAGTGGAACCTGAAAAAGCAGTGAAAGCACGCGAGGCAATTGACTCTCATCTCACCATTCTCGACCCCGAGCAGGACGAATCGCTCTTGCACGAAGCGGGGTTCTCCGGCGTCAGTTTGTTCTACGCCGGATTCGCTTTTCGCGGTTGGGTGTCTTATGCGTAA
- a CDS encoding serine/threonine-protein kinase, producing the protein MGPRSGHPPFCFIGYHFMSAPPTTPDFLDPPVRAGEIGRLGPYRVISLLGEGGMGQVFRAEDTRLKRVVALKVMNRRFAATPHSRERFIEEARSMAAVHHDNVATLFEVGQQKTTPFMAMELLQGQSLEELLDEGRRYRFDEVIEIGKQAALGLDAAHQRGIVHRDIKPANLWMQSPQQRIKILDFGLALAGTGEDRLVTVGKVMGTLGYLAPEQAGNEPVDERTDLYALGVVLYELCSGNPPILEPSGPEQFIAILTRDPVPMADVNTNIPLPLSDLIGQLLSKNPGDRVPTALKLHQRFCEVAEEIAHGNQKQLEIDIGGGQLPEVKQRSLVERMPLAAQRVKAGIPEAEIVLDDDPEVAEVVSPMTMGVRAWALAAAGVILFSLLGAYFMTGPRRVAQRVPATDSSVLPSSAQGSSGSELLSGESSSAQSSTAQASSQSSVLSGGDGKFVREGVRNEDVERAGGSGPVAQPITGATLAALSVEPPAESKIKVAVGSVAQFTLTLLNQAESAQTDPKMIHRGVKKVAVVAIYLKQEGKSKQKAPAYPFVFSASQLPGAGTSKPVVVQFLTSGLEPGRYTVIFELQAPLGAELASVESELILTKSS; encoded by the coding sequence ATGGGTCCTCGATCGGGACATCCGCCGTTTTGCTTCATTGGCTACCACTTCATGTCAGCGCCGCCGACAACTCCCGATTTTCTCGACCCGCCGGTGCGGGCAGGTGAGATTGGGCGTCTCGGACCTTACCGAGTCATTAGCCTGTTGGGTGAGGGCGGGATGGGGCAGGTTTTTCGGGCCGAAGACACACGGCTGAAGCGAGTGGTGGCGCTCAAGGTGATGAATCGCCGGTTTGCCGCAACGCCGCACAGCCGGGAGCGTTTCATCGAAGAGGCTCGCTCGATGGCCGCCGTCCATCACGACAATGTGGCAACGCTTTTTGAGGTCGGGCAGCAGAAAACGACACCCTTCATGGCGATGGAGCTTTTGCAGGGGCAGAGCCTCGAAGAATTGTTGGACGAAGGTCGTCGGTACCGTTTCGACGAAGTCATTGAAATCGGCAAGCAGGCCGCACTCGGTTTGGACGCTGCTCATCAACGAGGCATCGTGCATCGTGATATCAAACCCGCCAATCTCTGGATGCAATCGCCTCAGCAGCGAATCAAGATTCTTGATTTCGGACTCGCTTTGGCCGGAACCGGGGAGGACCGATTGGTCACCGTCGGCAAGGTCATGGGGACACTGGGATACCTGGCACCCGAACAGGCCGGCAATGAACCCGTTGATGAGAGGACAGATTTGTATGCTCTGGGGGTGGTGCTATATGAACTGTGTAGCGGGAATCCACCCATTTTAGAACCTAGCGGGCCGGAGCAGTTTATTGCGATTTTGACTCGCGATCCGGTTCCGATGGCTGACGTGAACACTAATATTCCGCTGCCGTTGAGCGACCTGATCGGGCAATTACTTAGTAAGAATCCGGGGGATCGGGTTCCGACCGCACTGAAATTGCACCAACGATTTTGTGAAGTCGCAGAAGAAATCGCACATGGCAACCAGAAACAACTGGAGATCGATATCGGGGGCGGCCAGCTTCCCGAAGTCAAACAGCGAAGCCTGGTTGAACGAATGCCGTTGGCTGCCCAACGCGTGAAAGCCGGCATCCCCGAGGCAGAGATTGTGCTTGACGATGATCCCGAGGTCGCGGAGGTGGTTTCGCCAATGACGATGGGCGTTCGCGCGTGGGCGTTGGCGGCCGCGGGGGTGATTTTGTTTAGCTTGTTGGGGGCCTATTTCATGACGGGGCCTCGCCGCGTGGCACAACGTGTACCGGCCACCGATTCGTCAGTCTTGCCGTCATCGGCCCAGGGTTCTTCTGGTAGCGAGTTGTTGTCGGGCGAGTCTTCATCTGCCCAGTCGTCAACTGCTCAGGCTTCCTCTCAGTCTTCGGTCTTGTCAGGGGGAGATGGGAAGTTCGTCCGGGAGGGGGTGCGGAACGAGGATGTGGAGAGAGCGGGCGGTTCCGGTCCAGTTGCCCAGCCGATCACGGGAGCCACGTTGGCTGCCTTGTCGGTCGAGCCGCCGGCCGAGTCGAAAATAAAAGTGGCCGTTGGCAGTGTGGCTCAGTTCACGTTGACCCTGCTCAATCAAGCTGAGTCCGCACAAACGGATCCAAAAATGATTCATCGCGGCGTCAAAAAGGTCGCAGTTGTCGCGATTTATTTGAAGCAGGAAGGGAAGTCGAAGCAGAAGGCGCCCGCCTATCCATTCGTCTTTTCAGCGTCGCAATTACCAGGCGCCGGAACCAGTAAGCCGGTCGTTGTGCAGTTCTTAACGTCAGGGCTGGAACCCGGACGGTACACCGTGATCTTCGAATTACAGGCTCCTTTGGGGGCCGAGTTGGCGTCGGTGGAGTCGGAACTAATCCTCACCAAATCTTCCTAA
- a CDS encoding 3'-5' exoribonuclease YhaM family protein has translation MTRTPINELTDGMTLAQSFQAADKQLRVNRQGGKYILLKLSDASGTIAAMMWNADEAIFDRFDRGDYVHCQGRTQIHNGALQIIVTDVERMDASEVSLDEFERFDANQAEQNLSRLRELLATLSQPWLIRLADAYINDESFVLGFRQAAAAVTNHHAYPGGLLEHTLSMMELARLVGPRYSGVDTDLLLIGAFLHDLGKIDELRSSGEISYTDRGQLVGHIVIGLQQLTEKMAEVEASSGETFPAELRYQLEHLIVSHHGMLEYGSPKIPVTLEAVALHHIDNLDAKLASYTAIIDRDIAADSNWTNYTPAIGRKLWKKK, from the coding sequence GTGACTCGCACACCGATCAACGAATTGACCGACGGCATGACGTTGGCTCAATCTTTCCAGGCCGCTGACAAGCAGCTTCGCGTCAATCGGCAAGGCGGGAAGTACATCCTGCTGAAGTTGTCCGACGCCAGCGGAACCATTGCCGCGATGATGTGGAATGCCGACGAGGCCATCTTCGATCGCTTCGACCGTGGCGACTATGTGCACTGCCAGGGACGAACCCAGATCCACAACGGCGCGTTGCAGATCATCGTGACCGATGTCGAACGAATGGACGCTAGCGAAGTGTCCCTCGATGAATTTGAACGCTTCGATGCAAACCAAGCCGAACAAAACCTATCCCGCCTACGAGAGCTGTTGGCGACCTTGTCACAACCTTGGCTGATTCGGTTAGCTGACGCTTACATCAATGACGAATCCTTTGTGCTCGGTTTCCGGCAAGCCGCTGCCGCAGTGACCAACCATCACGCCTATCCCGGTGGTCTGCTCGAACACACACTCAGCATGATGGAACTCGCTCGGCTGGTCGGTCCCCGGTACAGCGGCGTCGATACGGACCTGCTGCTGATCGGCGCGTTTTTGCATGACCTAGGCAAGATCGACGAACTGCGATCCAGCGGCGAAATCAGCTACACCGATCGCGGACAACTGGTCGGACACATCGTCATCGGTTTGCAACAACTGACCGAGAAGATGGCCGAAGTCGAAGCGTCCAGTGGCGAAACCTTCCCCGCGGAACTGCGCTACCAACTCGAGCACCTCATCGTTAGCCATCACGGGATGCTGGAATACGGCAGCCCCAAGATTCCGGTAACCCTGGAAGCGGTCGCCTTGCATCATATCGACAACCTGGATGCCAAGCTCGCTTCCTATACCGCCATCATTGACCGCGACATCGCCGCGGACAGTAACTGGACCAACTACACACCCGCGATCGGGCGAAAACTTTGGAAGAAGAAGTAG
- the queC gene encoding 7-cyano-7-deazaguanine synthase QueC: MSPAVVLLSGGLDSATCLALAQERGHDAHAISFRYGQRHLTELERATELAASMKAASHRIIDIDLAQLGGSALVDANIDVPKSERLEDIGDDIPVTYVPARNTIFLSYALAVAETIGAFDIYIGVNALDYSGYPDCRPAFIAAFESMARLATKAGVQSQNNPLTVHTPLIDLTKGQIIAEGMRLGVDYSQTLSCYDPIATTDGRVTPCGRCDACLLRAKGFAENSVPDPAIH; encoded by the coding sequence ATGTCCCCCGCTGTCGTCCTTCTTTCCGGTGGCCTCGATAGTGCCACCTGTCTTGCACTCGCCCAAGAACGCGGACACGACGCCCATGCCATCAGTTTTCGCTATGGCCAGCGTCACCTCACGGAACTCGAACGGGCTACCGAACTGGCTGCCAGCATGAAAGCAGCGTCACACCGGATCATCGATATCGACTTAGCACAACTCGGCGGGTCCGCTCTGGTGGATGCCAACATTGACGTCCCCAAAAGCGAACGCCTGGAAGACATCGGCGACGATATCCCAGTCACCTACGTTCCCGCACGGAACACGATTTTTCTGTCCTACGCTCTCGCGGTTGCTGAAACCATCGGTGCGTTCGACATCTACATCGGCGTCAACGCACTCGACTACAGCGGCTATCCCGATTGCCGACCAGCCTTCATCGCGGCTTTCGAATCGATGGCCCGCCTGGCCACCAAGGCCGGTGTTCAGTCACAGAACAATCCGCTGACCGTCCACACACCCCTGATCGATTTGACCAAAGGCCAGATCATTGCCGAGGGAATGCGACTGGGCGTCGACTACTCCCAAACGCTGTCGTGCTACGATCCAATCGCCACTACGGACGGCCGAGTCACACCTTGCGGGCGATGCGATGCCTGCTTATTGCGAGCCAAAGGTTTCGCCGAAAACAGCGTCCCAGACCCAGCCATTCACTAA
- a CDS encoding membrane or secreted protein yields MTADEGAPAPREVAGNAGAGGYLSAIKIMPADAAGVVMVPDMPGLCEAWQKTTLHALGNDASMQPLMEASLGAEGGLWSQVGDKVGVRPKDLYEIGSGEVVLAWLPFENDRRQPSCLCVVADIRGKVDAASNVLDRIDADLKKNGATRADVDHRGQVVRVYQPKTRPGQLKIEEVVIALTGERVIAADRQSVVTELLDAISDGGRESSLAKDEVYQSVIKQVAERTEIQTPGTNLDWFVRPLAMGRIIRDVAKVDRGNKVKILNLLEDQGFDAIKAMGGTVIVAQEDFDLLHRGYIYAPPVTNKPDRYRLAARILQFPNGDLYNLPGWIPASTASVTQVNWKLESAFWAIESLVDEAFNDQIFRPTIDGIREDEEGPQIDIAKNVLPNLGEHLVLLTDNTSPVTVDSERVLVAIEIRDEEAIRAAVEKAMEVEPDVTLVESVPGVDIWKVQRGDGDDGVDQEFFDDFQFEEAIDEEQTPLLNTWAIAVVGKGKGGNQPYLVFASHDTFLIEVANRIQAGATDGLASLPEIKSLLAKTQSVGADQVAIQRIVRLRESLRTKYELQRRGELKQNDSVLSTLIRRMMDKKGEQEIERPNVEKWPAFDEVQEFLRNASSFVETTDGGWNLNSFILH; encoded by the coding sequence GTGACTGCGGATGAAGGTGCCCCGGCACCTCGCGAGGTTGCCGGGAATGCAGGTGCGGGTGGATATTTGTCCGCGATCAAGATCATGCCAGCGGACGCCGCTGGTGTGGTGATGGTCCCCGATATGCCAGGGTTATGTGAGGCTTGGCAAAAGACCACGCTGCACGCTTTGGGTAATGATGCGTCGATGCAGCCCCTCATGGAAGCCAGTTTGGGTGCCGAAGGCGGGCTGTGGAGCCAAGTTGGCGACAAGGTTGGCGTTCGCCCCAAGGACCTGTACGAAATTGGTTCGGGTGAGGTCGTGCTGGCTTGGTTGCCTTTCGAGAACGATCGCCGGCAACCCTCTTGTTTGTGTGTCGTCGCTGATATCCGCGGCAAAGTCGATGCTGCGTCGAATGTCCTGGATCGCATTGATGCCGACTTGAAAAAGAACGGTGCCACGCGAGCCGACGTCGATCACCGTGGACAGGTGGTCCGTGTTTATCAGCCAAAGACTCGACCGGGGCAATTGAAGATTGAAGAAGTCGTCATTGCGTTGACTGGTGAACGAGTGATTGCGGCGGATCGTCAATCCGTGGTGACCGAATTGCTGGATGCCATTTCCGACGGGGGACGCGAGTCCAGTTTGGCGAAGGACGAAGTTTATCAGTCGGTTATCAAGCAGGTCGCTGAACGAACCGAGATTCAAACGCCAGGCACAAACCTGGATTGGTTTGTGCGTCCTTTGGCGATGGGGCGAATCATTCGAGACGTTGCCAAGGTGGATCGTGGCAACAAGGTGAAGATTCTGAATCTGCTGGAAGACCAGGGGTTCGATGCGATCAAAGCCATGGGCGGAACCGTCATCGTTGCTCAAGAGGACTTTGACCTGTTGCACCGTGGGTACATCTACGCACCGCCAGTGACGAACAAGCCTGACCGATATCGGTTGGCCGCTCGAATTCTGCAGTTCCCCAACGGTGACCTTTACAATTTGCCCGGCTGGATTCCTGCGTCGACCGCTAGCGTGACTCAGGTCAACTGGAAGCTTGAGTCGGCTTTCTGGGCGATCGAAAGTTTGGTGGATGAAGCCTTCAATGATCAAATCTTTCGGCCCACCATCGACGGTATCCGTGAGGATGAGGAAGGCCCGCAGATCGACATCGCAAAGAATGTGTTGCCCAACTTGGGAGAGCACTTGGTGTTGTTGACCGACAATACCAGCCCTGTGACTGTCGATTCAGAACGCGTTTTGGTTGCGATCGAAATACGAGATGAGGAGGCCATCCGAGCTGCCGTTGAAAAGGCGATGGAAGTGGAGCCGGATGTAACCTTGGTCGAGTCGGTGCCTGGAGTTGATATTTGGAAAGTTCAACGTGGCGACGGCGATGATGGTGTGGACCAGGAGTTCTTCGATGATTTTCAGTTCGAAGAAGCGATCGATGAAGAGCAAACTCCGCTACTGAATACCTGGGCGATCGCGGTTGTTGGCAAGGGTAAGGGAGGGAACCAGCCTTATTTGGTTTTCGCCAGCCACGATACGTTTTTGATTGAGGTCGCTAATCGAATTCAAGCAGGTGCCACTGACGGACTGGCAAGCTTGCCCGAGATTAAGTCGCTGCTAGCGAAGACTCAAAGTGTGGGTGCCGATCAGGTAGCGATTCAGCGAATCGTTCGGTTGCGTGAATCGTTGCGTACGAAATACGAGTTGCAGCGTCGGGGCGAGCTGAAGCAAAATGATTCGGTCTTGTCGACGCTGATTCGCCGCATGATGGACAAGAAGGGCGAGCAAGAGATCGAACGTCCCAACGTGGAGAAGTGGCCAGCATTCGACGAAGTGCAAGAGTTCCTTCGCAACGCTTCGAGCTTCGTTGAAACGACGGACGGTGGTTGGAACTTGAACAGCTTTATCTTGCACTAA
- a CDS encoding porin — protein MKSKRRALLLALGGIAATSLGWGFSSSSEVSAGEPLVSQAAYQQMSVGHANVQRPTSVSMPSGNLAPLGIQQVGYFDSGCDSACDCGGGADCGCAVAGYGPELECGCDAEYGCDCDAGCALGGCLADGLAWDLGEPFSLFGQAGAISAGGWAQLGYHSKALPLFNSRPDEFQLHQMWLYAEKSIDTSNGFDFGGRIDYVYGTDSQDTQAFGLDNGHWDTDWDNGPDYGHALPQVYGEAGYGDLSVKVGHFFTIIGYEVVGAPDNFFYSHAYTMYNSEPFTHTGALATWNIGDDITAYGGYTFGWDSGFEDNGDSFLGGVSANLTDHVTVTYATTGGRFNEESAERGYMHSIVTDVTLTDKLQYVGQSDLLTTEDAVGNTIRDTIGYNNYLIYTVNDNLAFGSRMEWWNAEFGGEDFDIYELTLGVNIKPHANVLIRPEIRWDWIDGDTAVLAANNIAGLEDNDDSQTTFGIDTIFLF, from the coding sequence ATGAAATCAAAACGTCGTGCATTGTTGTTGGCTTTGGGCGGTATCGCCGCGACCAGTCTAGGCTGGGGTTTCTCGAGTTCTAGTGAGGTGTCGGCGGGAGAGCCGCTCGTTTCACAAGCGGCTTACCAACAGATGTCGGTGGGGCATGCGAATGTTCAGCGACCGACTTCGGTTTCGATGCCATCGGGCAACCTCGCACCGCTGGGTATTCAGCAAGTTGGGTACTTTGACAGTGGATGCGACTCTGCTTGTGATTGCGGTGGTGGAGCCGATTGTGGCTGTGCAGTTGCGGGCTATGGACCGGAATTGGAATGCGGCTGTGATGCCGAATACGGATGCGATTGCGATGCCGGTTGTGCCTTGGGCGGATGCCTAGCAGACGGTCTTGCCTGGGATCTTGGCGAGCCATTTTCGCTGTTCGGCCAAGCCGGAGCCATCTCGGCTGGCGGCTGGGCCCAGTTGGGATACCACAGCAAGGCTCTGCCTTTGTTCAACAGCCGACCGGACGAATTCCAGCTTCACCAGATGTGGCTGTACGCTGAAAAGTCGATCGACACCTCCAACGGCTTCGATTTCGGTGGGCGTATCGATTACGTCTACGGAACCGATTCCCAGGACACCCAGGCATTCGGGCTGGACAATGGTCACTGGGATACCGATTGGGACAACGGGCCAGACTACGGACATGCTTTGCCGCAAGTTTACGGTGAGGCTGGTTACGGCGATCTGTCAGTGAAAGTCGGGCACTTTTTCACGATCATCGGTTATGAAGTCGTCGGAGCACCGGATAACTTCTTCTACAGCCATGCTTACACCATGTACAACAGCGAGCCGTTCACGCACACCGGTGCGTTAGCGACCTGGAACATCGGTGACGACATCACTGCGTATGGTGGTTACACGTTTGGTTGGGACAGCGGTTTCGAAGACAACGGCGATTCTTTCTTGGGCGGTGTTTCGGCCAACTTGACCGATCATGTCACAGTGACCTACGCAACCACGGGTGGGCGGTTTAACGAAGAGTCTGCTGAGCGTGGGTACATGCACTCGATCGTCACGGATGTCACGCTGACGGATAAATTGCAATACGTCGGTCAATCCGACTTGCTTACGACCGAGGACGCAGTTGGCAACACAATCCGCGACACGATTGGGTACAACAACTACCTGATCTACACCGTGAACGACAACCTAGCGTTCGGCTCACGGATGGAATGGTGGAACGCTGAGTTCGGTGGCGAAGACTTTGACATCTATGAGCTGACTCTTGGTGTGAACATCAAACCACATGCGAATGTGTTGATTCGTCCAGAGATTCGCTGGGACTGGATTGATGGCGACACGGCTGTGCTTGCTGCCAACAATATTGCGGGATTAGAAGACAACGACGATTCACAGACGACCTTCGGAATCGACACGATCTTCTTGTTCTAG
- a CDS encoding outer membrane beta-barrel protein has product MKLSKLALIAAVACGINASNLMDVRANEINLVSCFESSCDCGEPVCGCEPVCCEPTCDDNACCEPECGCEVACGGDTCCDSGCDSAAGCGILGGLGDCGDCGADPCSLFGDVGHGITVGGWAQLGYHTAALPLFNSRPDELQLHQGWLYAEKAIDTSCGFDIGGRIDYVYGTDGPDTQAFGIDNDHWDNGWDNGGDYGHALPQAYVEMGYGDLSVKMGHFFTIIGWEVVGAPDNFFYSHAYTMYNSEPFTHTGALATYNVSDDISVWGGYTTGWDSGFEDNGDSFLGGASLGLTDDITMIYATTFGRFNERQGSAEGAESGYMHSLIFDVAVSDNLQYVFQSDVLDSEYADGTTARSTFGINQYLMYTLNDCTAVGARFEWYDANEGIYNSDNDIYALTTGINYKPHSNVMLRPELRWDWVDGDSTGILENDDDNQFSFGMDSIFLF; this is encoded by the coding sequence ATGAAGCTTAGTAAACTAGCCCTGATCGCAGCGGTTGCATGCGGAATCAACGCCAGCAACCTGATGGATGTTCGGGCGAACGAAATTAATTTGGTCTCGTGCTTCGAAAGCTCTTGTGACTGCGGCGAACCCGTTTGCGGTTGCGAGCCTGTTTGTTGCGAGCCAACCTGTGACGACAACGCATGCTGCGAGCCAGAATGTGGTTGCGAAGTTGCATGCGGCGGAGACACCTGCTGTGACAGCGGATGCGATTCAGCAGCCGGCTGTGGCATCCTAGGTGGCTTGGGCGATTGCGGCGACTGCGGTGCTGACCCATGTTCGCTGTTTGGCGACGTCGGACACGGCATCACTGTCGGCGGATGGGCTCAACTCGGTTACCACACCGCAGCACTTCCACTGTTCAACAGCCGTCCCGATGAGCTTCAGCTTCATCAAGGTTGGTTGTACGCAGAGAAGGCAATCGACACTTCCTGTGGATTCGATATCGGTGGGCGTATTGACTACGTTTACGGTACTGACGGACCTGACACTCAGGCCTTCGGCATCGACAACGACCACTGGGATAACGGCTGGGACAATGGCGGAGACTACGGTCACGCGTTGCCACAAGCTTACGTCGAAATGGGTTACGGCGATCTGTCGGTCAAGATGGGTCACTTCTTCACCATCATCGGATGGGAAGTTGTTGGAGCTCCTGACAACTTCTTCTACAGCCACGCGTACACCATGTACAACAGCGAGCCTTTCACCCACACCGGTGCATTGGCAACCTACAACGTGTCTGACGACATCTCGGTATGGGGTGGTTACACCACGGGTTGGGATAGCGGATTCGAAGACAATGGCGACTCGTTCTTGGGCGGTGCTTCACTCGGTTTGACCGACGACATCACCATGATCTACGCCACGACTTTCGGTCGTTTCAACGAGCGTCAAGGCTCAGCTGAAGGTGCTGAATCTGGCTACATGCACTCGTTGATCTTCGACGTAGCAGTGTCGGACAACCTTCAGTACGTCTTCCAAAGCGATGTGCTTGATTCGGAGTACGCTGACGGCACGACCGCACGTAGCACCTTCGGTATCAACCAATACCTGATGTACACGCTCAACGATTGCACTGCAGTCGGAGCTCGTTTCGAGTGGTACGATGCCAACGAAGGTATCTACAACTCCGACAACGACATCTACGCTCTGACGACCGGTATCAACTACAAGCCTCACAGCAACGTCATGTTGCGTCCTGAGCTTCGTTGGGACTGGGTTGATGGCGACTCGACCGGAATTCTTGAGAACGACGACGACAACCAGTTCAGCTTCGGCATGGACTCGATCTTCTTGTTCTAA
- the rpmB gene encoding 50S ribosomal protein L28, which produces MARECEACGKKVQMGNRIETRGKAKYLGGVGTKITGCTRRKFVPNLQRVHVTLPSGQNKTLRVCVQCIRSGIVRKTVKTKPFDVSGAKK; this is translated from the coding sequence ATGGCACGAGAATGCGAAGCGTGCGGCAAAAAAGTACAGATGGGCAACCGCATCGAGACTCGCGGTAAAGCGAAGTATCTTGGTGGCGTCGGTACCAAAATTACTGGATGCACCCGCCGTAAATTTGTCCCAAACCTACAACGCGTCCATGTGACGTTGCCCAGTGGCCAAAATAAGACCCTGCGAGTGTGCGTTCAGTGCATCCGCAGCGGGATTGTTCGTAAAACGGTCAAGACAAAGCCGTTTGACGTCAGTGGCGCGAAAAAGTAA
- the gatC gene encoding Asp-tRNA(Asn)/Glu-tRNA(Gln) amidotransferase subunit GatC, with protein sequence MTSNVNIEKLARLAKLQLSEAEQESFGRQVTDILTFVEKLSELDTEGVEPMTSALDIDNRFRDDTPAGSLSPETATQTAPAAKDGFFLVPPVLGKK encoded by the coding sequence ATGACATCCAACGTGAATATCGAAAAACTCGCTCGCCTGGCGAAGCTGCAACTGTCCGAAGCTGAACAAGAAAGCTTCGGTCGCCAAGTCACCGACATTCTGACCTTCGTTGAAAAGCTCTCCGAGCTCGACACCGAGGGTGTGGAACCGATGACCAGTGCGCTAGACATCGACAACCGCTTCCGCGACGACACACCCGCCGGAAGCCTCTCCCCCGAAACCGCAACCCAAACCGCACCTGCGGCGAAAGACGGTTTCTTCTTGGTTCCGCCTGTCCTGGGCAAGAAATAG